Within the Borreliella valaisiana VS116 genome, the region GAGAATACAGTTCTAATCAATTTGTTGAATTCTTTAAAATCTTTTATGTTATTTTCTTTAGGAATTAATTTTAGTGTTGTAGACCTAACTTTAGGTACAGGATAAAAATTGTGTTCTCCTATGTCTATTATTTTAATTACTGTGAAGTGTGATTGTACTAAAACTGTAAATGAAGAATAGTTTTTGCTATTTATTTTTGCAGTTATTCTGTCTGCCAATTCTTTTTGTACTGTGAATACCATTTCTTTTAAAAAATTTTCTTCAATTAATTTAGATATTACTTTTGATGCAATGTTATATGGTAAATTTGAAAATATTTTATCAATATTTTTGTTTTCGTTTGTATATTTTTTTAAAAAATCCCCTTTTATCAGTTTAAAGTTTTTTAATTTTCCAAATTTTTCATTTAATATTTCTGAATATTTTAAGTCAATTTCAAATGCTGTTAAAAGATTAGTTTTTTTTAATAAAATATCAGTCATTGCGCCAAGACCTGGACCAATTTCCCAGATTTTTTCATTTTCTTTTATATCTAAGCTTTCTATTATTTTTTGCCTTATGTTTTCATTGATTAGATAGTTTTGTCCCCACAATTTTCTTGGAGCTATTTTTCTTTCTTTTAATGTTTGTTTTATGCTAGTTATACTGTTATAGTTAATTTTCATAGATAAAAGAGATAGTAGCATATTATTCATTATTTGGCAGCTATTTTTAAATTATTTTGAATTTTTTTTAGCTTCGTTATTATAAATAATGCAAGTTATAAGAAGAATACTTAATG harbors:
- the rsmA gene encoding 16S rRNA (adenine(1518)-N(6)/adenine(1519)-N(6))-dimethyltransferase RsmA, with the protein product MLLSLLSMKINYNSITSIKQTLKERKIAPRKLWGQNYLINENIRQKIIESLDIKENEKIWEIGPGLGAMTDILLKKTNLLTAFEIDLKYSEILNEKFGKLKNFKLIKGDFLKKYTNENKNIDKIFSNLPYNIASKVISKLIEENFLKEMVFTVQKELADRITAKINSKNYSSFTVLVQSHFTVIKIIDIGEHNFYPVPKVRSTTLKLIPKENNIKDFKEFNKLIRTVFSNRRKKLKNTIINFIANKDTLRENFLKEYLDKRPENISVEEFIQISNTLTTYH